From one Colletotrichum destructivum chromosome 3, complete sequence genomic stretch:
- a CDS encoding Putative aconitase A/isopropylmalate dehydratase small subunit, swivel domain-containing protein, producing MLPIRRSVVLHAKRGCRSILQRQLVSSSRTFRPSLYTTSARLRQNALHSQIETGPTATDFLVSKPVSRIDNPQTMTEKIVQRYAVGLADGKKVRAGDYVTIKPAACMSHDNSFPISKKFMGLGAEKIHDPRQIVMTLDHDVQNRSEANLKKYQLCEEFAKKHGVDFFPAGHGIGHQIMIEEGYAWPGTMAVASDSHSNVYGGIGCLGTPVVRTDAASVWATGRTWWQVPPAARIHLRGILPPGVTGKDVIVALCGLFNKDEVLNHAIEFTGSEETMRSLSIDERLTISNMSTEHGALSAIFPIDSTLKAWLRSKATFVAMMSPDGKAHSRWSHERIDSLFENPLTSDPGATYAKTLYMDLSTLSPFVSGPNSVKVATPLKDLETQNIKVDRAYLVSCTNSRASDIAAAARVFREAAKDGNPPKIAPGVNFYLAAASMVEQRTAEEAGDWQVLLEAGAEPLPSGCGPCIGLGKGLLEPGEVGISASNRNFKGRMGSTEAKAYLASPEVVAASALQGKIAGPGWYQKPDGVDKVIIGEGVGDMTADIATSIEDALEKLISQADGIIAESEKDFLGASAGEVAVAESEEKLTDVLPGFPEKIEGEIVFCDADNLNTDGIYPGKYTYQDDVSVEKMAEVCMENYDTAFRDIAKAGDILVSGFNFGTGSSREQAATAILAKKIPLVVAGSFGNIFSRNSINNALMGVEVPKLVQRLRETFKEEGDKKVLTRRTGWKLLWDVRRSKVTVTEKGGETWNVKVGELPPNVQEIIARGGLEEWVKAEIKK from the exons ATGCTTCCCATC AGAAGAAGCGTGGTTCTCCACGCCAAGAGAGGCTGCCGTAGCATTCTCCAGCGACAGCTCGTCTCCTCGTCGCGAACATTCCGTCCCAGCTTGTACACGACTTCGGCTCGCCTCCGTCAGAATGCCCTCCATTCCCAAATCGAGACCGGCCCTACCGCAACTGACTTCCTCGTTTCCAAGCCCGTCTCCAGGATCGACAACCCGCAGACCATGACCGAGAAGATTGTTCAGCGATACGCagtcggcctcgccgacggcaagaagGTGCGGGCGGGCGACTATGTCACAATCAAGCCTGCGGCTTGCATGTCTCACGACAACAGTTTTCCCATATCGAAGAAGTTTATGGGACTCGGCGCTGAGAAGATCCATGACCCGCGCCAAATTGTCATGACTCTGGACCACGATGTACAAAATCGCAGCGAGGCCAATCTGAAAAAATACCAACTCTGCGAGGAATTTGCCAAGAAGCATGGCGTGGATTTTTTCCCCGCAGGGCATGGGATCGGTCATCAAATCATGATCGAGGAGGGCTACGCTTGGCCAGGTACCATGGCTGTGGCATCAGACAGTCATTCAAACGTCTACGGCGGCATTGGTTGTTTGGGAAC TCCAGTGGTAAGGACAGACGCAGCCTCCGTCTGGGCCACTGGAAGGACTTGGTGGCAAGTCCCTCCCGCTGCGCGCATACATTTGCGCGGCATTCTGCCTCCTGGAGTCACTGGCAAGGATGTCATCGTTGCTCTGTGTGGCCTGTTCAACAAGGACGAGGTGTTGAACCATGCCATTGAATTCACCGGTTCCGAAGAGACCATGCGAAGCCTCTCTATTGACGAGAGACTGACCATCTCCAACATGTCTACCGAGCATGGCGCTTTGTCGGCAATTTTC CCCATCGATTCGACACTCAAAGCCTGGCTGAGGTCCAAGGCAACATTCGTGGCCATGATGAGCCCGGACGGCAAGGCTCACAGCCGCTGGAGTCACGAACGCATCGACAGCCTCTTCGAGAATCCTCTCACCTCTGACCCCGGCGCGACGTACGCCAAGACGCTGTACATGGACCTTTCTACATTGTCCCCCTTTGTTTCCGGACCCAACTCGGTCAAGGTTGCGACGCCTCTCAAGGACCTCGAGACCCAGAACATCAAGGTTGACAGGGCCTATCTCGTTTCGTGTACGAACTCTCGCGCTTCCGATATCGCAGCTGCGGCCCGCGTCTTTcgcgaggccgccaaggacggcaaccCCCCCAAAATTGCGCCTGGTGTCAACTTCTACTTGGCTGCCGCGTCTATGGTCGAGCAGCGAACTGCCGAAGAAGCCGGTGACTGGCAAGTGCTCCTCGAGGCTGGCGCAGAGCCTCTCCCCTCCGGATGTGGACCCTGTATCGGCCTCGGCAAAGGTCTTCTGGAGCCTGGTGAAGTTGGGATTTCGGCAAGTAACAGGAATTTCAAGGGCCGTATGGGCTCCACGGAAGCCAAAGCTTATCTGGCCAGCCCCGAGGTGGTTGCCGCTAGCGCCCTGCAAGGCAAGATTGCGGGCCCTGGCTGGTACCAGAAGCCGGACGGGGTTGATAAGGTTAtcatcggcgagggcgtgggCGATATGACAGCCGATATCGCCACGTCCATTGAGGATGCTCTTGAGAAACTCATTTCTCAGGCCGACGGCATCATTGCCGAGTCAGAGAAGGACTTCTTGGGTGCGTCCGCCGGAGAGGTCGCAGTCGCCGAGAGCGAAGAGAAGCTCACGGACGTCCTTCCCGGCTTCCCTGAGAAGATTGAGGGTGAGATTGTCTTCTGCGATGCTGACAACCTCAACACTGACGGCATCTACCCCG GCAAGTACACGTACCAGGATGACGTGTCAgtcgagaagatggccgaggtATGCATGGAGAACTATGACACCGCCTTCCGCGACAttgccaaggccggcgacatTCTCGTTTCCGGCTTCAACTTTGGTACGGGCAGCTCGCGTGAGCaagcggcgacggcgatcctggccaagaagatccCGCTCGTGGTGGCGGGCAGCTTCGGCAACATCTTCAGCCgcaacagcatcaacaacGCTCTCATGGGCGTCGAGGTGCCCAAGCTCGTTCAGCGCCTGCGCGAGACgttcaaggaggagggcgacaaGAAGGTGCTAACGCGTCGCACCGGCTGGAAGCTGCTGTGGGACGTGCGGAGGAGCAAGGTCACGGTCAcggagaagggcggcgagacgTGGAACGTCAAGGTGGGCGAGCTGCCGCCCAATGTGCAGGAGATCATCGCGCGCGGAGGCCTGGAGGAGTGGGTCAAGGCAGAGATCAAGAAGTaa